One Balaenoptera musculus isolate JJ_BM4_2016_0621 chromosome 13, mBalMus1.pri.v3, whole genome shotgun sequence genomic region harbors:
- the NTSR2 gene encoding neurotensin receptor type 2: METSSPRPPGPSPSPAPGLDARLGVDTRLWAKVLFSALYSLIFALGTAGNALSVHVVLKARAGPPGRLRCHVLSLALSALLLLLVGVPMELYNFVWFHYPWVFGDLGCRAYYFVRELCAYATVLSVASLSAERCLAVCQPLRARSLLTPRRTRRLLSLVWAASLGLALPTAIVMGQKHELETAGGQPEPASRVCTVLVSRTTLQVFIQVNVLVSFVLPLALTAFLSGVTVSHLEALCSQGPSPSAPGSSAPSHLKLMSKERRTLALGGQAALVRHKDSGRTRGLRRSIQVLRAVLAVHVVC; the protein is encoded by the exons ATGGAGACCAGCAGCCCGCGGCCCCCggggcccagccccagccccgcgcCGGGCCTGGACGCCCGGCTGGGCGTGGACACGCGCCTCTGGGCCAAGGTGCTCTTCAGCGCGCTCTACTCGCTCATCTTCGCGCTGGGCACGGCGGGCAATGCGCTGTCCGTGCACGTGGTGCTGAAGGCGCGGGCCGGGCCCCCCGGGCGCCTGCGCTGCCACGTGCTCAGCCTGGCGCTCTccgccctgctgctgctgctggtcggCGTGCCCATGGAGCTCTACAACTTTGTGTGGTTCCACTACCCCTGGGTCTTCGGCGACCTGGGCTGCCGCGCCTACTATTTCGTGCGCGAGCTGTGCGCCTACGCCACGGTGCTCAGCGTGGCCAGCCTGAGCGCCGAGCGCTGCCTGGCCGTCTGCCAGCCGCTGCGCGCCCGAAGCCTGCTGACGCCGCGCAGGACCCGCCGCCTGCTGTCCCTCGTCTGGGCCGCCTCGCtcggcctggccctgcccacggCAATCGTCATGGGGCAGAAGCACGAGCTGGAGACGGCCGGCGGGCAGCCGGAGCCCGCCTCGCGCGTGTGCACCGTGCTGGTTAGCCGTACCACGCTGCAGGTCTTCATCCAG GTGAATGTGCTGGTGTCCTTTGTGCTCCCCTTGGCATTAACTGCTTTCCTCAGCGGGGTCACCGTGAGCCACCTGGAGGCCCTGTGCTCCCAGGGGCCATCCCCTTCTGCCCCCGGCAGCTCTGCCCCCAGCCACCTGAAGCTAATGAGCAAGGAGAGGAGGACACTGGCCCTGGGAGGCCAGGCCGCCCTGGTGAGACACAAGGACTCCGGCCGGACCCGTGGCCTCCGGCGCAGCATCCAAGTTCTCAG AGCCGTCCTGGCTGTGCATGTCGTCTGCTAG